A window of Flavobacterium flavigenum contains these coding sequences:
- a CDS encoding RagB/SusD family nutrient uptake outer membrane protein, with protein sequence MNQFKFKIIGAAFVLFLFASCVDDLNTEPKVELTLDKLLEQDPNAVDGLVSKIYGTFALSGPDGPTSTDVVTKDAGEAAFLRSIINLQEFSADGMKNRWGDDGLDQLTTTSNWNPNNKFFRYLYDRAYYTIPQASNLIKILKSTSVAIPEKENHIAELRFLRALAYYYVIDCFGKGVITTEDDINTSTPKKESTRKELFDFVESELKDIEGTITATKSYGKADKHVVRMLLAKLYLNAEVYSGTPRYDDALTYTKKVIDEGGYTIAPKFVSIFSGDNNTSPEIIYTLIADAVVSQGYGNTTYIVNGNLSTETMNPNDFGSTDNWGGHRATKAWYGLFNNGDLANSPDDRAKLFWTTGHSYEMNDYKLWTDGYPSVKFRNKNFVGTSNATSFSNTDFPLFRLADAYLMYAECVVRGASGGTAQQALDYVNAVRNRSNAGAITAGQLTLNFILDERARELNLEGHRRQDLIRFGKFTGGSYLWPWKGGVKNGTSIPDTYNLYPIPTSALQSNSNLTQNPGYPQS encoded by the coding sequence ATGAATCAATTTAAATTTAAAATAATAGGAGCTGCTTTTGTACTTTTTTTATTCGCTTCCTGTGTGGATGACCTGAATACAGAGCCAAAAGTAGAGTTGACTTTGGATAAGCTTTTAGAGCAGGATCCAAATGCAGTAGACGGTTTGGTTTCTAAAATTTACGGAACTTTCGCTCTTTCAGGACCAGATGGTCCAACATCTACAGATGTAGTTACAAAAGATGCCGGTGAAGCTGCATTTTTAAGAAGTATCATCAATTTGCAGGAGTTCTCTGCCGATGGTATGAAAAACCGTTGGGGTGATGATGGTCTGGATCAGTTGACAACTACAAGTAACTGGAACCCAAACAATAAATTTTTCCGATACTTGTATGACAGGGCTTACTATACAATTCCACAGGCCAGTAATCTGATTAAAATTCTGAAATCAACTTCTGTTGCAATTCCTGAAAAAGAAAACCATATAGCAGAACTTCGTTTTTTAAGAGCATTAGCCTACTATTATGTGATTGATTGTTTTGGTAAAGGAGTTATCACTACTGAAGATGATATTAACACCTCGACACCTAAAAAAGAATCAACAAGAAAAGAACTTTTTGATTTTGTTGAGTCTGAATTGAAGGATATCGAAGGCACCATTACAGCAACCAAATCGTACGGTAAAGCCGATAAACATGTGGTAAGAATGTTGTTGGCAAAATTATATTTAAATGCAGAAGTGTATTCAGGAACTCCAAGATATGATGACGCTTTAACATATACTAAAAAGGTAATTGACGAAGGTGGTTATACAATTGCCCCAAAATTTGTGAGTATTTTTTCTGGTGATAATAATACTTCTCCTGAAATTATCTACACCTTAATTGCGGATGCCGTTGTAAGTCAGGGTTACGGTAATACAACTTATATCGTAAATGGAAATTTAAGCACCGAAACTATGAATCCAAATGATTTTGGATCGACTGATAACTGGGGTGGACACAGGGCAACAAAAGCCTGGTACGGATTGTTTAATAACGGTGACTTAGCCAATTCTCCAGATGACAGGGCAAAACTGTTCTGGACAACCGGACATTCTTATGAAATGAATGACTATAAATTATGGACAGACGGTTATCCTAGTGTAAAATTCAGAAACAAAAACTTTGTTGGTACTTCTAATGCAACCAGTTTTTCTAATACCGATTTCCCTTTGTTCAGGCTGGCAGATGCCTATCTGATGTACGCGGAGTGTGTCGTTAGGGGAGCTTCTGGCGGTACCGCTCAACAAGCTTTGGATTATGTCAATGCGGTGAGAAACAGGTCAAACGCCGGAGCGATTACAGCAGGACAACTTACATTGAATTTTATCTTGGATGAAAGAGCCAGAGAACTGAATCTGGAGGGTCACAGAAGACAAGATTTGATCCGTTTTGGAAAATTTACCGGAGGATCTTATTTATGGCCGTGGAAAGGTGGGGTGAAAAATGGAACTTCGATTCCTGATACGTACAATTTATATCCTATTCCAACAAGTGCTTTACAGTCAAATTCAAATTTAACCCAAAATCCGGGTTATCCTCAATCTTAA
- a CDS encoding SusE domain-containing protein, with amino-acid sequence MKNIVKISIFSMLFATILSCNPDDHIMVTPSEAPKLLTPAAGFSIVLSKETENNVAAEVKWDAAKYTGSQTVVNYTIEIAKAGTNFANPITVATTTEFSKSLKVSELNPALVNGGFVEKQVNDVEIRIKSVVGTSGIPQYSNVNTFKATPYRVPLASSHWLVGAATPGGWSWEGDSETEFPLVTGKTNVYQVTVVLKNGEAFREFLGNNFTNDGNWDSSRNYTYYTGLGFTIDSELVNAGDGDANFKYTGPTGPRVLTIDNAAKKITLD; translated from the coding sequence ATGAAAAATATAGTAAAAATAAGCATATTTTCGATGTTGTTTGCTACAATATTGTCCTGTAATCCGGATGACCATATAATGGTAACGCCATCAGAGGCACCTAAATTACTGACACCTGCGGCAGGGTTTAGTATTGTATTGTCGAAAGAAACTGAAAATAATGTTGCAGCAGAAGTAAAATGGGATGCTGCAAAATACACAGGTTCACAAACTGTGGTAAATTATACCATCGAGATTGCAAAAGCTGGGACTAATTTTGCTAATCCTATCACTGTAGCAACTACAACAGAGTTTTCCAAAAGTTTAAAAGTGTCAGAATTAAATCCGGCACTTGTAAATGGAGGTTTTGTTGAAAAACAAGTGAACGACGTAGAGATTCGCATAAAATCTGTGGTAGGAACATCAGGAATACCACAATATTCGAATGTCAATACATTCAAAGCAACTCCGTATCGGGTGCCATTGGCTTCCTCTCATTGGTTAGTTGGTGCAGCAACACCAGGCGGATGGTCATGGGAAGGAGATTCAGAAACTGAATTCCCATTAGTTACTGGAAAAACAAATGTTTATCAGGTAACAGTTGTCCTTAAAAACGGAGAAGCTTTTAGGGAGTTTTTAGGTAACAACTTTACAAATGACGGCAATTGGGATTCCAGCCGTAACTACACTTACTACACTGGTTTGGGTTTTACTATTGATTCAGAATTAGTAAATGCGGGTGATGGAGATGCCAATTTTAAATATACCGGGCCAACAGGACCAAGGGTTTTAACAATTGACAACGCTGCAAAAAAAATAACATTAGACTAA
- a CDS encoding SusC/RagA family TonB-linked outer membrane protein has protein sequence MKTISKKLLFLFLLLPFTMLAQSTLKGTVVDKATGQPIPGVNVNVQGAPGGTSTGFDGNFELSNVRNGNKITISFIGYKTQTVDYNGQKTLNISLEEDTNQLKEVVVQVGYGTVKKKDATGAVSVLSAAQLNKGPVGSADQLLVGRAAGVRITSDGGAPDSNPNIRIRGGSSLSGNNSPLIIIDGVPIDNTNPAGISNPLTLINPNDVDTFAILKDASATAIYGSRASNGVIIITTKKGVSGAPKFNFSSNVTIGKVNNPVDMLSGTEFTSFIQKYHPSYTNLLGIPDGSGATDIAGTAQIEGRILYDTNWQDLIYRQSISTDNNFSARANLFGKIPFRASVGYAKNEGVVKTNDLDRYSASIKLSPSLLDNHLKIDINAKGISVKKNAIDGDAVIGNALGMDPTKPAYDNSANNRFGGYYQLLNTNNSLSGQQNPLAILNQRSRPEEVQKLLGNIELDYKMPFLEALRAVANVGIEASKTKIEETYTDNSIQTYQLDNSAATTPPTYVFNPGLNYLENQTVTNKTLDAYFAYTKNLDGFVSRLDAQAGYSYQNFVTDGNKEIYRYSTVNGLRELTPNPSNPNNRYYNERNLQSFFGRANFDLVNKYLFTLTLRADGSSLFKEDSRWGYFPAAGFAWRIKDETFLKDSGTFKELKLRLGYGITGQQDITGVAGSYPYSPLFGSTSASSTYIPGVNGYFAKPYNEDLTWEKTTTYNIGVDFELFENSIVTGSIDAYQKYTNDLLSVVSAPPGQALTNEFVSNVGKMENKGVEGNLNVKVISSNDFNLAVNGNIAYNIGEITDLNNRITNVDNASTIPVGTGQKIAYNTVGEQPYSAWVFEQIYDSNNKPIQNAFVDKNGDGTIDDNDRSYIALRPNWTYGFGLTANYKKFDLTTTFNGQIGGKVYNARKLQSGYLDKAIPVNSTNLSNVLDTDYAFQNINGNIPFSNYYLEDASFLRCQNITLGYNFDTIFKGTVLRLYASANNLFIVTDYTGVDPENFNGIDNNFYPRSRTFSLGLNLDF, from the coding sequence ATGAAAACAATTTCGAAAAAGTTGTTATTTTTATTCCTGCTGCTACCGTTTACTATGCTCGCTCAAAGCACTTTAAAAGGTACAGTTGTCGACAAAGCGACAGGACAGCCAATCCCGGGAGTAAATGTAAATGTACAGGGTGCTCCGGGAGGCACATCGACCGGATTTGACGGTAATTTTGAATTATCTAATGTAAGGAACGGAAACAAAATCACGATTTCTTTTATTGGATACAAAACACAAACTGTTGACTATAACGGACAAAAAACTCTAAATATTTCATTAGAAGAAGATACCAATCAGCTTAAAGAGGTAGTTGTACAGGTAGGTTACGGTACTGTTAAGAAAAAAGATGCAACGGGTGCAGTTTCGGTATTATCTGCTGCCCAGCTTAACAAAGGACCGGTTGGATCTGCAGATCAGCTTTTAGTTGGTAGAGCTGCGGGTGTCAGAATCACTTCTGATGGCGGTGCACCAGATTCTAATCCAAACATTAGAATTAGAGGAGGAAGTTCTTTATCAGGAAACAACAGTCCGCTTATAATTATTGATGGTGTGCCAATTGACAATACCAATCCTGCCGGAATCTCTAATCCACTAACCTTAATTAATCCGAATGACGTAGATACATTTGCAATTTTAAAAGACGCTTCTGCAACCGCTATTTACGGATCGAGAGCATCAAATGGTGTTATCATTATTACTACTAAAAAAGGTGTATCGGGTGCTCCTAAATTCAATTTTTCATCTAATGTAACCATTGGAAAAGTAAACAATCCTGTTGATATGCTAAGCGGAACTGAATTTACTTCTTTCATACAAAAATACCATCCTTCTTATACAAATCTACTGGGGATTCCTGATGGCTCAGGGGCAACTGATATTGCAGGTACTGCACAAATAGAAGGAAGGATATTGTATGATACCAATTGGCAGGATTTGATTTACAGACAATCTATTTCTACTGACAATAATTTCAGTGCCAGAGCGAATTTGTTTGGAAAAATTCCGTTCAGAGCTTCTGTTGGGTATGCAAAAAATGAAGGCGTTGTAAAAACGAATGATTTGGACAGATACTCTGCTTCTATTAAGCTTTCGCCGTCCCTTTTGGATAATCACTTGAAAATTGATATAAATGCTAAAGGAATTTCAGTTAAGAAAAATGCTATTGATGGAGATGCTGTTATTGGTAACGCTTTGGGTATGGATCCAACAAAACCGGCTTATGACAATAGCGCCAATAATAGATTCGGAGGATATTATCAATTACTAAATACCAATAATTCTTTAAGCGGACAGCAAAATCCTCTAGCTATTCTAAACCAGAGATCACGTCCTGAGGAAGTTCAGAAATTATTAGGAAACATCGAATTAGATTATAAAATGCCATTTTTGGAAGCTTTAAGAGCTGTAGCAAATGTAGGTATCGAAGCATCTAAAACTAAAATTGAGGAAACATATACAGATAATTCTATTCAGACTTATCAACTGGATAATTCAGCAGCAACAACGCCTCCAACGTATGTTTTTAATCCGGGCCTGAATTATTTAGAAAATCAAACCGTAACCAATAAAACATTGGACGCTTATTTTGCTTACACTAAAAATTTAGACGGATTTGTCTCAAGATTAGATGCTCAGGCAGGGTATTCGTATCAGAACTTTGTAACGGATGGTAATAAAGAAATTTACAGATACAGTACGGTTAATGGTTTAAGAGAGTTAACTCCAAACCCGTCCAACCCAAACAATAGATATTACAATGAAAGAAACTTACAGTCTTTTTTCGGAAGAGCTAATTTTGATTTAGTGAATAAGTATTTATTTACTTTGACCTTAAGAGCTGACGGTTCCTCTTTATTTAAAGAAGACAGCAGATGGGGTTATTTTCCCGCAGCAGGTTTTGCCTGGAGAATCAAGGATGAAACTTTCTTAAAAGATTCTGGAACTTTCAAAGAATTAAAATTAAGATTAGGATATGGTATAACTGGTCAGCAGGATATTACAGGTGTTGCAGGCTCTTATCCTTATAGTCCGTTATTTGGTTCTACGAGTGCTTCAAGTACATATATTCCGGGGGTAAACGGATATTTTGCAAAACCTTATAACGAAGATTTGACCTGGGAAAAAACAACAACTTATAATATAGGAGTTGATTTTGAATTATTTGAAAATAGTATCGTTACGGGTAGCATTGATGCGTATCAAAAATACACAAATGACTTGCTTTCAGTGGTTTCAGCTCCTCCGGGACAGGCATTAACAAATGAATTTGTTTCGAATGTTGGTAAGATGGAAAATAAGGGTGTCGAAGGAAACCTGAACGTTAAAGTAATAAGCAGCAACGATTTCAATTTAGCTGTAAATGGAAACATTGCTTATAACATAGGCGAAATTACGGACTTGAACAATAGAATTACCAATGTTGATAATGCATCTACGATTCCTGTTGGAACAGGTCAAAAGATCGCTTACAACACTGTTGGCGAACAACCTTATTCTGCATGGGTTTTTGAACAAATTTATGATTCGAACAACAAACCAATTCAAAATGCTTTTGTAGATAAAAACGGAGACGGGACTATTGATGATAATGACAGAAGCTATATCGCTTTAAGACCAAACTGGACTTATGGTTTTGGTTTAACAGCTAATTATAAAAAATTCGACCTGACCACTACTTTCAATGGTCAGATAGGCGGAAAAGTATATAATGCACGAAAACTTCAATCCGGTTATTTAGATAAAGCAATTCCTGTTAACTCTACGAATTTATCTAACGTTTTAGACACTGATTATGCTTTTCAGAATATTAACGGGAACATTCCTTTTTCTAATTATTATTTAGAAGATGCAAGTTTTTTACGTTGTCAGAATATTACTCTCGGGTATAATTTTGATACTATATTTAAAGGCACGGTTTTAAGATTATATGCTTCTGCCAATAACTTATTTATCGTAACAGATTACACTGGTGTAGATCCGGAAAACTTTAATGGAATTGATAATAATTTCTATCCACGATCCAGAACTTTCAGTTTAGGTCTGAATTTAGATTTTTAA
- a CDS encoding LacI family DNA-binding transcriptional regulator: MKRKVTLKQIAKELDVSISTVSKSLRNSPEIGEETRLKVQAFAKFYNYKPNNIALSLKNRKTKSIGIIIPEIVHYFFSTVIDGIEQVANENGYSVVICLSDDSFDKEVLNMEMLANGSIDGFIMSLSKETQFKGDFHHITEVINQGMPVVMFDRVTNDILCDKVIIDDKAAAYEAVQSLIDSGRKKIALVTTVDYVSVGKLRTDGYEKALLDNGLPFNEDLIIKIEDVDTCEITISQLLHDRAFDAVFAVNELFAVTIIKTANKMGLKVPEDLAVIAFTDGIISKYSTPSITTVSQSGKKMGNKAAKMLIERLEAEHEDDEENENYRTEVIETHLIKRESTD; encoded by the coding sequence ATGAAGCGAAAAGTGACCCTAAAACAGATAGCAAAAGAGCTCGATGTATCTATTTCAACTGTTTCAAAATCATTGCGGAACAGTCCTGAAATTGGTGAAGAAACCCGGTTAAAAGTTCAGGCTTTTGCAAAATTTTACAATTACAAACCCAACAACATTGCCCTTAGTTTAAAAAACCGGAAAACCAAAAGTATTGGCATTATCATTCCGGAAATTGTACATTATTTTTTCTCTACTGTAATTGACGGCATTGAGCAGGTTGCTAATGAAAACGGCTACAGTGTTGTAATCTGTTTATCCGATGATTCTTTTGATAAAGAAGTATTAAATATGGAAATGCTGGCCAACGGAAGTATTGACGGTTTTATCATGTCACTTTCGAAAGAAACACAATTTAAAGGCGATTTTCATCATATTACCGAAGTAATCAATCAGGGAATGCCGGTTGTAATGTTTGATCGTGTCACCAATGATATATTATGCGATAAAGTAATTATTGATGATAAGGCTGCTGCATACGAAGCGGTTCAGAGTCTGATTGACAGCGGAAGAAAAAAAATAGCGCTTGTCACGACTGTTGATTATGTAAGCGTTGGGAAACTGAGAACCGATGGTTACGAAAAAGCATTATTGGATAATGGATTACCATTTAACGAAGATTTAATCATAAAAATTGAAGACGTAGATACCTGCGAAATTACGATCAGCCAGCTTTTACATGACAGGGCGTTTGATGCTGTTTTTGCCGTAAACGAGCTTTTTGCTGTAACCATTATTAAAACAGCAAACAAAATGGGGCTTAAAGTTCCGGAAGATCTCGCTGTAATTGCTTTTACTGACGGTATTATTTCTAAATATTCAACGCCAAGTATTACAACGGTGAGTCAAAGCGGAAAAAAAATGGGTAATAAAGCCGCTAAAATGCTTATTGAAAGACTGGAAGCTGAACATGAAGATGATGAAGAAAATGAAAATTACAGAACAGAGGTTATCGAAACGCATCTTATAAAAAGAGAATCTACCGACTAA
- a CDS encoding MFS transporter, with amino-acid sequence MEKRKLSFWEIWNMSFGFLGIQMGFALQNANASRILQIFGADVHELSWFWIIAPLMGLIVQPIIGHYSDRTWGRFGRRKPFFLVGAILASVGLILMPQANIFISVLPALWVGAGMLMIMDASFNIAMEPFRALVGDNLRTDQRTAGFSIQTSLIGFGAVIGSALPYVLTKWFDVPNSTVPGSVPLNLMLSFIIGAAVLVGSILVTLFTTKEYSPEELAKFEDPQNEVIPDSEEKSKITDILTDFAKMPATMRQLSWVQFFSWFGLFGMWVFTTPAIAHHIYKLPLSDTSSQQYQNAGDWVGILFGVYNLVSAIVALFFLPYIAKKIGRKATHSLSLIIGGIGLISIYFMPDENWVVLPMILIGVAWASILAMPYAILAGSITPKKMGVYMGIFNFFVVIPQIVNALIGGPIVKYLYDGDAIYALITSGISFLIAALLVYKVKDVDDAILKS; translated from the coding sequence ATGGAAAAGCGTAAATTAAGTTTCTGGGAAATTTGGAATATGAGTTTCGGTTTCCTGGGGATACAAATGGGATTTGCACTTCAGAATGCAAACGCCAGCAGAATTCTGCAAATCTTTGGTGCCGACGTCCATGAGCTTTCATGGTTCTGGATTATTGCTCCCCTTATGGGATTGATAGTACAGCCGATCATTGGTCATTACAGTGACAGGACATGGGGAAGATTTGGCAGACGAAAACCTTTCTTTTTAGTTGGGGCAATTTTAGCCTCTGTTGGATTAATCCTGATGCCACAGGCCAATATTTTCATTTCAGTATTGCCCGCTTTGTGGGTTGGAGCCGGAATGTTAATGATTATGGACGCCTCTTTTAACATTGCTATGGAGCCTTTCCGTGCACTTGTTGGAGATAATTTGCGTACAGACCAGCGTACTGCAGGATTTAGTATTCAGACTTCATTAATTGGTTTTGGAGCCGTGATTGGTTCAGCACTTCCTTACGTTTTAACAAAATGGTTTGATGTACCAAACAGCACCGTTCCCGGTAGTGTTCCGTTAAACCTGATGTTGTCCTTTATCATTGGAGCAGCAGTTTTAGTTGGTTCCATTTTGGTAACTTTATTCACAACTAAAGAATACTCACCTGAAGAACTGGCCAAATTTGAAGATCCGCAAAATGAGGTGATTCCTGATTCTGAAGAAAAATCAAAAATCACAGATATTCTCACAGATTTTGCAAAAATGCCTGCCACCATGCGGCAGTTGAGCTGGGTGCAATTCTTTTCGTGGTTTGGTTTATTCGGAATGTGGGTTTTTACAACTCCGGCCATTGCACACCATATTTACAAATTACCGCTTAGTGACACTTCGAGCCAGCAATACCAAAATGCTGGTGACTGGGTCGGAATTCTATTTGGTGTTTACAATTTAGTTTCTGCTATAGTCGCTTTGTTTTTCTTACCCTACATTGCTAAAAAAATCGGCCGAAAAGCAACCCATTCACTTTCATTAATAATTGGAGGAATTGGTTTAATCTCCATTTATTTCATGCCAGATGAAAACTGGGTCGTTTTGCCAATGATTTTAATTGGAGTAGCCTGGGCAAGCATTCTGGCAATGCCTTATGCGATTCTTGCCGGCTCAATTACGCCTAAAAAAATGGGGGTTTACATGGGAATTTTCAACTTCTTTGTTGTAATTCCACAAATTGTAAACGCATTAATTGGCGGTCCAATTGTAAAATATCTTTATGATGGCGATGCAATTTATGCCCTGATCACAAGTGGCATAAGTTTCTTAATTGCTGCACTTTTAGTCTACAAAGTAAAAGATGTAGACGACGCTATTCTAAAATCATAA
- the pgmB gene encoding beta-phosphoglucomutase, with product MKKAFIFDLDGVIVDTAKYHFLAWQKIAQALHINFTHEHNELLKGVSRVRSLDIILELGNVQVSQAEKDKMLIQKNEDYLSYLVDMDESEILPGVFKILQLLKDKNQGIALGSASKNARPILEKTGILSYFDAIVDGNDVSNAKPDPEVFLKAAQLLNIEPKNAIVFEDSVAGIQAANIAEMVSIGIGEETILHEAEYIFKDFTLIEESFIQKLIN from the coding sequence ATGAAAAAAGCATTCATCTTCGACCTTGACGGAGTCATTGTCGATACCGCCAAATATCACTTTTTGGCCTGGCAAAAAATCGCGCAAGCATTACATATAAATTTTACACACGAACATAACGAATTACTTAAAGGTGTTAGCCGTGTTCGGTCCTTGGATATCATTTTAGAATTAGGCAATGTCCAGGTTTCTCAGGCTGAAAAGGACAAAATGTTAATTCAGAAAAATGAGGATTATTTATCGTATTTAGTTGATATGGATGAAAGTGAAATTCTTCCGGGAGTTTTTAAAATTCTGCAATTATTGAAAGATAAAAATCAGGGAATCGCATTGGGCTCTGCCAGTAAAAATGCAAGGCCAATTTTAGAGAAAACAGGGATTCTGTCTTACTTCGATGCTATTGTTGACGGAAATGACGTCAGTAATGCAAAACCAGATCCTGAAGTTTTCTTAAAAGCGGCTCAGTTGCTTAACATTGAGCCAAAAAATGCAATCGTTTTTGAAGATTCTGTTGCCGGAATTCAGGCAGCAAACATCGCAGAAATGGTAAGTATTGGAATTGGTGAGGAAACAATTCTACATGAAGCGGAATACATTTTCAAGGACTTCACTCTTATCGAGGAAAGTTTTATCCAAAAGTTAATCAATTAG